ccccccccccccccccccccccccccccccccccccccccccccccccccccccccccccccccccccccccccccccccccccccccccccccccccccccccccccccccccccccccccccccccccccccccccccccccccccccccccccccccccccccccccccccccccccccccccccccccccccccccccccccccccccccccccccccccccccccccccccccccccccccccccccccccccccccccccccccccccccccccccccccccccccccccccccccccccccccccccccccccccccccccccccccccccccccccccccccccccccccccccccccccccccccccccccccccccccccccccccccccccccccccccccccccccccccccccccccccccccccccccccccccccccccccccccccccccccccccccccccccccccgcgccgaCAAGGAGAAGGTGTGGGGCGggccgggaccgggaccgggaccgggaccgggaccggtCCCATCTCACGTGTGTCTCTTGCAGCTGCGGGAGAAGCTGGCGCTGCTGAGGCGGGAGTACAGCGAGACCGTCATCCGGCTGCGGGTGAGCGGgccggccgggccgggccgggccgggccgggcagggggGCACCGGGAGGCACCGGGGCACCGGGAGCTGGTCCCAGCCCGCCGGGGTCTTGTGTGTCCGCAGCGGGCACGGCGAGCTGAGCGAGCCAGGAGCCACGGCCGGCGGGAGAGGAGCCCCCCAGGTGGGAGCCACGGGGAACGGGATGCCCCAGGTAGGAGATGGTGGGACCGGAATGCCCCAGGTGAGAATTGGTGGGACTGGGATGTCCCAGTAGGAGCCACGGGCAGTGCCCCGGGACAGCGTGATGGGAGCACCCGGCggtcactgctgtccctcagTGCCCCTGCACACTGTCCTGCCGAGgaggctcctggccctgctgacCCTCACTCCGGGCCCCACTgcccacacacccacacacagcccttgccctgggctgagccatGGTCTGCAGTaacttctgctctgcttccctcctcaCCAGGTCTGCAGTGCTCCGGCCCTCACTGTAAGATCCCCATCTTTCCCTGCTATCAAGCCTAATTTTACCATGTGATGTTTTTCTTGGGCAGGACTTTAGGAGTACTTTACACGTGTGCAATTTTTTCTCCCAGGTTCCAGAGATAACACATCTCTCAGTGCTGACAGAGGTGGGCCCTCTCAGTTACAGACAAAAACCTGCTCTGAGGCTGACACTGAGAAGACAACGTCTGTCACAGTTAAGCATGTTCCAGAATTCTCCAGTGATGAGGTCAGCCCACAGGACAGCTCCCGGGCAGAAAGCTTTCAGGCCAGCCAGGAAAACATCAGGCCTGTCCCTGTGgagaaaaagcccaaaaccTCCCAAGGCATGATGAAGCTGCGGAGACGAACGAAGGTTGTGGAATCAAAAGAAAGGGAACCAGTGCATGATGTGCATCTGATCAGTGCTggtgaaatactgaaaaatcaaattgcCAGTGCAGAGGAGCTTCAATCACCAGTGttcaggcacagcagcctctcACACACCGAGGAACCCGCTCAAAGGGCACCTGGGGCACTGCTtgtgcagggagaaggaaataatttcactCCTGATACACCATCAGGGCTTGTACAGGGTGTGTTTGAGGGCAGTGCCACTGCACAAGAGCCTGAGCCATCCCCACATGCACTGAAGGACAGCAGGGCCATCTGGCAGCCTGAGTCCTCAGGGGCTGTGGCCACACCTGATAGATGTGAGCCGTGTTATCAGCAAGGACACTCTGTTTTACTTGACCCCCGAGGCTATGGTGGAAAAGAATCCCCCAGTATAATAAAGCAGCCAGAAGGTCAGAGTTTGTATGAAGATCAGGGAGAATTACATGGGCTCCTGGATTTAatgtcagaaaatgaaatactgCTTAACAGCAGAAATAACACCATAACCAAGGGGAGCAAAAACCATGAAGGAGATCAAAGTAACACTAGCACCTTAAATCCCTGTCCTGCGGATAATGCTCTGGACAATGCTGAACCTCAACAGGCTGAGGTTCAGTCAAGGCTCTCTCCCCctgagaaggcagcagctcctgagggcatgctgagctcctgcacagTGGTTGAGGGGCTGCTCTTCCCCGTCGAGTACTACATCCGCACAACTCGCCGCATGTCCAATTGCCAGAGGAAGGTGGACCTGGATGCTGTAATCCtcagccagctgggcaggagcaagAAAGGTCAGCGGAGTAAATGCAAGCAGAAAGATGCAAACCCCAATAAGCCCTTGCAAGAGAGAACTGAGGGTGATTTGGAGCCTGGGGTTGTGCCCTTCCCTTTTCTTGGGGCAGAAAATGATCAAGCAAACTCAAGTAATTCTCAGAAATCTCTTCCTGcatctggcagcagcagcagcagcagctgcagcagcacttctcTTAAATCCATTTCTCAGAAAAGCATTCCTAGCAtaaggcaggagcagagacagtcccagaggaaacagaagggaagaagaaagtcTGCTTGCAAAGCCTCCATGCATCCAGCATCACAAGATCTTATAGAGAGTCAGGATCACACAATGGCCAAAGGAAGCAGTGCACTGTTGTCAAATGAGAACCAgagtgaaaaggaaaactgtgaTGCTAACCTTGAAAGGTCATCCTCAGATGAGGGGAGATTGtgtggtgctgcagcactggcatctgcagggacaggagtgacTGGAGCTACACAGCCAGAGggtcctggccctgctctggatGGGAGCCAAGTGCCAGGCAAATGCCATAAGGCTCTGGTAGAGCAGGTTATAAACCCCCTCCACAGCAGTGATTCTCTGAGCCCAGGGAGTGACACTTCTGCCAGCGGTGTGGGAGATGGGGAAGCCAGCGCTCCTGTGTGTCAGGGAGACAAACATCCAGTGCAGCGTGTGAGGAGGCAGCGAGGAGCCcgtggggctgggcagctccccGGGGTCAGTGTCCCTGTGCGCCGCTCCGTGCGCTGCTCTGCGAGACACAGGGCCCAGGCAGGCTCACCAGGTACTTCCTTACAGAGAAACTCCCCAAAATGCCCATTCCCCAAGGCAGGGAACATCCCTGAGTGTGAGTGCAGGCCCTGCTGTTCACACCCTGTTGTGTTTATGCAAGAAAATACGATAGGGGTTAACAGTTCCAGGAACTTCTGCAGGGGAtgaagagaggaggagcagggctgggaatttACTGAGCTGCCCTTGCTGTTGGAGTGAAGGTTGTGAACACTAGGGCTGGTTTGCCAGCAAATGGATGTCCATCTGTTCCTCCAGCTGAGTCTGAGTCCTAAtgattattttctcctttctgaggGTCTGTGAATATTGTGAAAAGAGAAAGTGTTGGGAGAAAACCAATAAACCAAACTAACCAAGCACTCAGGCATATCTGTCAGTCTTTAGTGGTGGTCTTTGAGCTGAAGGCTTGATCCAGAGATACAGAGTAACTGCAGGGTGTAATGTCTTTCCAGAAAAGTGCCACTTCCCTGTATTAAGATGAATATggtgttttgatttatttttaaatccaagACACCCTTCATGAAAGATTCTGAAAAGGCAAGTTGCTGGTTATTTTATGACGTGGTGTTCTGTCTTGCATTCTTGTGTTTagatggcagcagcagaagacacAGCTGTCCCATGGGTTCGCAGGGTCCTGCTGCCCTTGGGCTCCCTCCTTTGGACCCTGACACTCGTGGCTCCCTCTTCTCCTTTCGCAGCCTGCAGTGGCTGGTCCCTCAGCTGGGCATCAGGGACTTCCACTTACCAAATGAGGAATTTGGAGTACTGAAACTGGAGAAATTGAATTCTTCCCCTGTGAATGACTTGGAGGATTTTGTGtctggggatggtgtggctCCAGAGGACACACCAGATGCACAAATGAAGCCAAAATATAAAGGTCTCAGAAGTAATTTGATTTTGCCTTCCAAAACTGGATTGCCTGAACTCCCTTGCGTGGGAAACCCGGCGTCCAAGAAGGAGCTTTCCACCCATGAATTGCTATTCACTCCCATGGGGACTGTCTTAGCTAAGACTCCCACTCACCCTGAGTCTCAGATTTCCTCAtccattttccctgctgtgggcGCAACCCCAGGTGTTTTACCTTCAGTGCGCAGTGAGGTCACAGTGAGTAACACACCTGTACCTGCTTCAGCGACTCCACCTTCCCCCAGAGGAGCAACTGCCCTGGTCCTGGGGGATGTGGCATTCAGagaccctgctgtgccactgcaccccgacagctgtgctgcaggggctgccccaAACCAGGAGGAGCAAGGTACAacatttccttcagcagctgaaagagGTCCTGAGAAGAAATCTGATGAGACTGTGTCCTTGGAGAAGCATCGGCAgtcagaaaacaaagagcaggAGTCCTGCAGAGCTTCACCTGAGGAGGTAACAAGCTGGGATCTTTGTGAAGGGTATTAAGCCA
This genomic stretch from Ficedula albicollis isolate OC2 chromosome 14, FicAlb1.5, whole genome shotgun sequence harbors:
- the PALB2 gene encoding partner and localizer of BRCA2 yields the protein MFWLPHSTDCRLTLLPEACGENGRSRPRADKEKLREKLALLRREYSETVIRLRRARRAERARSHGRRERSPPGGSHGERDAPGRRWWDRNAPGENWWDWDVPVGATGSAPGQRDGSTRRSLLSLSAPAHCPAEEAPGPADPHSGPHCPHTHTQPLPWAEPWSAVTSALLPSSPGLQCSGPHCSRDNTSLSADRGGPSQLQTKTCSEADTEKTTSVTVKHVPEFSSDEVSPQDSSRAESFQASQENIRPVPVEKKPKTSQGMMKLRRRTKVVESKEREPVHDVHLISAGEILKNQIASAEELQSPVFRHSSLSHTEEPAQRAPGALLVQGEGNNFTPDTPSGLVQGVFEGSATAQEPEPSPHALKDSRAIWQPESSGAVATPDRCEPCYQQGHSVLLDPRGYGGKESPSIIKQPEGQSLYEDQGELHGLLDLMSENEILLNSRNNTITKGSKNHEGDQSNTSTLNPCPADNALDNAEPQQAEVQSRLSPPEKAAAPEGMLSSCTVVEGLLFPVEYYIRTTRRMSNCQRKVDLDAVILSQLGRSKKGQRSKCKQKDANPNKPLQERTEGDLEPGVVPFPFLGAENDQANSSNSQKSLPASGSSSSSSCSSTSLKSISQKSIPSIRQEQRQSQRKQKGRRKSACKASMHPASQDLIESQDHTMAKGSSALLSNENQSEKENCDANLERSSSDEGRLCGAAALASAGTGVTGATQPEGPGPALDGSQVPGKCHKALVEQVINPLHSSDSLSPGSDTSASGVGDGEASAPVCQGDKHPVQRVRRQRGARGAGQLPGVSVPVRRSVRCSARHRAQAGSPDGSSRRHSCPMGSQGPAALGLPPLDPDTRGSLFSFRSLQWLVPQLGIRDFHLPNEEFGVLKLEKLNSSPVNDLEDFVSGDGVAPEDTPDAQMKPKYKGLRSNLILPSKTGLPELPCVGNPASKKELSTHELLFTPMGTVLAKTPTHPESQISSSIFPAVGATPGVLPSVRSEVTVSNTPVPASATPPSPRGATALVLGDVAFRDPAVPLHPDSCAAGAAPNQEEQGTTFPSAAERGPEKKSDETVSLEKHRQSENKEQESCRASPEEKKDVAEQLTPVLLDGPGEESLQFVSELKDSSCSCAVDVSTVWWAAAGRRELRVVTASESAVSLWQPLAPDCWGKVYTWHLREIPVIQIVPLPDTCNLVCVALGELEIGEIRLLHYSSETDSFEHSLVKTGNIKAVVGLKDQRLVSSSRTMQEQQVEMVSLSETGGSPFRSKDRQTLMPPEETVTAFAEVEGMREALVGTTAGNSVVVWNLKTGQLLRKMHVGYSYPASICHRAYSDSGLLFVVLSHPHAKESESCGSPAFRVVAFNPRTGRSAGVMFCCLPPGPAGRRVPGTGLGWAGLGWLLWGFGKAPGEQGSPGRDPVLVIRGCIQIRPSRVSGVWAGGWGCFLPTSHTGLCADPEPWHRHHGDTGLCLCPPGTGPCVPGLLGSAPGAACGCSSPCCQVCVCAAAGCRHVAFSFPCPVLRQQQDQPCSVLTQEM